A genomic region of Alistipes megaguti contains the following coding sequences:
- a CDS encoding RagB/SusD family nutrient uptake outer membrane protein, whose protein sequence is MKTTLKYIGSMILTLALGACNLDQYPYSEIAADEYVKDASAVNDLVIGTYNGLHNVMYYEWALTELRSDNTRMRVSGSSSQDTKLIEQLDQGTITTAHTWVENYWNAAYAAIDRANKVISYLDVVEDPTQRAQYEGEAKFLRAHLYFNLVRLWGPVFLVTKKTGADEARYMQRSPVEDIYALIEGDLNAIIDGNMLPETSASGDEGRATMPAAKGLLAKVYMTRYEVGSEQYMKAGDLLRSVLASAGNPQSGADLVPYDRIFATDNEMNKEIIFAVRYLSGNVGLGSPFGTLFGPMNNGNNVIMGSPKHYNYPSDDLLSAFNNNGTAENPDKRKAVTLKESYYNATTGLTVEARWCDKFLSPITTEYDGEKDWPILRVGDVALLLAEWINETSGPTDEAMRYLNMIRERAGAATYTTTDLSSKYLFREAVRKERRLELACENQRWFDLMRWGTAVTTVNNFFASELFYSEYDYTVSPISEWQVLLPIPISVININPEVAQNPGY, encoded by the coding sequence ATGAAAACTACGCTCAAATATATCGGTTCGATGATCCTGACGCTCGCTCTGGGCGCCTGCAACCTGGATCAGTACCCCTATTCCGAAATTGCTGCCGACGAGTACGTGAAGGATGCCTCGGCGGTCAACGACCTGGTGATCGGCACCTACAACGGCCTGCACAACGTCATGTATTACGAGTGGGCGCTCACGGAGCTGCGTTCGGACAACACGCGTATGCGTGTGAGCGGCTCCTCGTCGCAGGATACCAAGCTCATCGAGCAGCTCGACCAGGGGACTATCACCACGGCCCACACTTGGGTCGAGAACTACTGGAATGCCGCCTATGCGGCCATCGACCGCGCCAACAAGGTCATTTCGTACCTCGACGTGGTGGAGGATCCCACGCAGCGCGCCCAGTACGAAGGCGAGGCCAAGTTCCTGCGTGCACACCTCTATTTCAATCTGGTGCGGCTGTGGGGCCCGGTGTTCCTCGTGACGAAGAAGACCGGTGCCGACGAGGCCCGCTACATGCAGCGTTCGCCCGTGGAGGACATCTACGCGCTGATCGAGGGTGACCTGAATGCCATTATCGATGGCAACATGCTCCCCGAAACGTCGGCTTCGGGCGATGAGGGTCGTGCCACGATGCCCGCCGCCAAGGGGCTGCTGGCCAAGGTCTACATGACGCGCTACGAGGTGGGCTCGGAGCAGTACATGAAGGCGGGCGATCTGCTGCGCTCGGTGCTGGCTTCGGCCGGAAATCCGCAGAGCGGCGCCGATCTGGTCCCCTACGACCGGATCTTCGCCACGGACAACGAGATGAACAAGGAGATCATCTTCGCCGTGCGTTACCTCTCGGGCAACGTCGGCCTGGGCAGCCCGTTCGGCACGCTCTTCGGCCCGATGAACAACGGCAACAACGTGATCATGGGTTCGCCCAAGCACTACAACTATCCGTCGGACGATCTGTTGTCGGCCTTCAACAACAACGGTACGGCCGAGAATCCCGACAAGCGCAAGGCGGTAACTCTGAAGGAGAGCTACTACAACGCCACGACCGGTCTGACGGTCGAGGCCCGCTGGTGTGACAAGTTCCTCTCGCCGATCACCACGGAGTATGACGGTGAGAAGGACTGGCCGATTCTGCGCGTGGGCGACGTGGCGCTGCTGCTGGCCGAGTGGATCAACGAGACGTCGGGTCCGACGGACGAGGCAATGCGTTATCTGAACATGATCCGCGAGCGCGCCGGCGCGGCCACCTATACGACGACAGACCTCTCGTCGAAGTACCTCTTCCGTGAGGCTGTGCGCAAGGAGCGCCGCCTGGAGCTGGCCTGCGAGAACCAGCGCTGGTTCGACCTGATGCGCTGGGGCACGGCCGTCACGACGGTCAACAACTTCTTCGCCTCGGAGCTCTTCTACTCGGAGTACGACTATACGGTCAGCCCGATTTCGGAGTGGCAGGTGCTGCTTCCGATCCCCATCTCGGTGATCAACATCAACCCCGAAGTGGCTCAGAATCCCGGATACTAA